Proteins from a single region of Cytophagaceae bacterium:
- a CDS encoding chloramphenicol acetyltransferase, which produces MLKTALDIATWLRKDHFEFFSKFEEPFFGITAEVDCTLAYKNAKETGESFFLYYLYASLKAANSIENFRLRIDNGEVYLYDAIHASPTINRPDGTFGFAYFDYHSDYQIFKTEAQKEIERVQNATGLVPAGAGQNVIHYSSLPWIKFTSVSHARAFSFPDSCPKITFGKTFEEGNKLLMPVAVHVNHALVDGIHVGKFLEEFQNNLNLDFIQK; this is translated from the coding sequence ATGCTAAAAACGGCTCTTGATATTGCCACTTGGCTGCGAAAAGATCATTTTGAATTTTTCTCAAAATTTGAAGAACCATTTTTTGGAATCACTGCTGAAGTAGATTGTACTTTGGCCTATAAAAATGCCAAAGAGACAGGTGAATCCTTCTTCCTATATTATCTTTATGCTTCTTTAAAAGCGGCGAACAGTATCGAAAATTTCAGGTTGAGAATCGATAACGGGGAGGTTTACTTGTATGATGCCATTCACGCCTCGCCTACCATCAATCGCCCTGATGGTACATTTGGATTTGCCTATTTTGATTATCATTCTGACTACCAAATCTTTAAAACCGAAGCTCAAAAAGAAATAGAAAGAGTTCAAAACGCTACAGGACTTGTTCCTGCTGGAGCCGGACAAAATGTGATTCATTACAGCAGTCTGCCCTGGATTAAATTTACCTCCGTTTCGCATGCCCGGGCGTTTTCTTTCCCTGACAGTTGCCCCAAAATCACCTTTGGAAAGACCTTCGAAGAAGGAAATAAACTCCTGATGCCGGTTGCGGTACACGTCAATCATGCCTTGGTGGATGGTATTCATGTTGGAAAGTTTCTTGAGGAATTTCAAAATAATCTGAATTTGGATTTTATCCAAAAATGA
- a CDS encoding DUF2442 domain-containing protein, which produces MVKVWFKDRDIFILTEKGEEGKMPLDWFPRLKSASQKELENFEISPMGIHWPVLDEDLSFEGFFNFKKGKIKAEKC; this is translated from the coding sequence ATGGTGAAAGTTTGGTTTAAGGACAGAGATATTTTCATTCTCACTGAAAAGGGAGAAGAAGGGAAAATGCCTTTAGATTGGTTTCCAAGACTAAAAAGTGCTTCACAAAAAGAACTGGAGAATTTCGAAATCTCTCCCATGGGAATACATTGGCCGGTACTGGACGAAGACCTAAGTTTTGAAGGCTTTTTTAATTTTAAAAAAGGAAAAATCAAAGCAGAAAAATGCTAA
- a CDS encoding DUF4160 domain-containing protein, whose amino-acid sequence MPTIFIVFGLKFFFYSNEHLPMHVHIRNAEGEAKFEIKPVRMVNNKGLKPKDLKLAESIIEENQELLIRKWKEFHGESLV is encoded by the coding sequence ATGCCAACAATTTTTATAGTTTTCGGTCTAAAGTTCTTTTTTTACTCAAATGAGCATCTTCCCATGCACGTTCATATAAGGAATGCAGAAGGTGAAGCAAAATTTGAAATAAAACCTGTAAGAATGGTTAATAATAAAGGATTAAAACCAAAAGATTTAAAATTAGCAGAGTCAATTATTGAAGAAAATCAGGAATTATTAATTAGAAAATGGAAAGAGTTTCATGGTGAAAGTTTGGTTTAA
- a CDS encoding HAD family hydrolase encodes MNNLKVIAFDADDTLWVNEPYFREVEDLFCALLEDYLPMHSSAKELFKIEMQNLELYGYGIKAFMLSMIETISVITESKGSLKLVEETIKLGKEMLEKPIELLEGVEDTLKALKGKYRLVVATKGDLLDQERKLRKSGLEEYFHHIEIMSEKRTADYQKLIKHLDIKPSEFMMIGNSVKSDILPVLELGGWGVHVPYHTTWAHELVDVEIENEQFKQVEKLDDVLGFLHKN; translated from the coding sequence ATGAACAACCTTAAAGTAATTGCTTTTGATGCCGATGATACGCTTTGGGTCAATGAGCCGTATTTCCGTGAAGTTGAAGACCTTTTTTGTGCACTATTGGAAGACTATTTGCCCATGCATTCGTCAGCCAAGGAGCTTTTTAAAATAGAAATGCAAAACCTTGAGCTGTATGGCTATGGCATCAAGGCTTTTATGCTGAGTATGATTGAGACAATTTCGGTCATTACGGAATCAAAAGGCAGCCTAAAACTGGTTGAAGAAACCATCAAGCTGGGCAAAGAAATGCTGGAAAAACCCATTGAATTGCTCGAGGGTGTAGAAGACACATTGAAAGCCCTGAAAGGCAAATACCGCTTAGTAGTGGCTACCAAAGGTGACTTGCTGGATCAGGAACGAAAATTAAGGAAGTCGGGGTTGGAGGAATATTTTCATCATATCGAAATTATGTCTGAAAAACGCACCGCCGACTATCAAAAACTTATTAAACATCTTGATATCAAACCAAGTGAGTTTATGATGATTGGGAATTCGGTAAAATCAGACATTCTGCCGGTGCTGGAGCTCGGTGGCTGGGGAGTGCACGTGCCTTACCATACCACCTGGGCACATGAGCTAGTGGATGTTGAGATTGAAAATGAACAATTTAAGCAAGTTGAAAAACTGGATGACGTTTTAGGTTTTTTACATAAAAACTAA